In Mycobacterium sp. Aquia_216, a genomic segment contains:
- the ctaE gene encoding aa3-type cytochrome oxidase subunit III, whose translation MTSAVGTSGTAITSRVHSLNRPNMVSVGTIVWLSSELMFFAGLFAFYFTARAQAGGNWPPPPTELNLYQAVPVTLVLIASSFTCQMGVFAAERGDVFGLRRWYVITFLMGLFFVLGQGYEYFHLATHGTTIHGSAYGSVFYLATGFHGLHVTGGLIAFIFLLARTGMSKFTPAQATASIVVSYYWHFVDIVWIALFTVIYFIR comes from the coding sequence GTGACGAGTGCTGTAGGGACCTCGGGGACTGCGATCACGTCTCGGGTGCATTCGCTGAATCGGCCCAATATGGTCAGTGTCGGCACCATAGTGTGGCTTTCCAGCGAGCTGATGTTCTTTGCTGGCCTGTTCGCGTTCTATTTCACGGCGCGGGCGCAGGCCGGTGGGAACTGGCCGCCGCCCCCCACCGAGCTGAATCTGTACCAGGCCGTGCCGGTGACGTTGGTGCTCATCGCGTCGTCGTTCACCTGCCAGATGGGCGTGTTCGCCGCCGAGCGCGGCGACGTCTTCGGCCTGCGCCGCTGGTACGTGATCACCTTCCTGATGGGGCTGTTCTTCGTCCTCGGGCAGGGCTACGAGTACTTCCACCTGGCTACCCACGGGACGACCATCCACGGCAGCGCCTACGGCAGCGTGTTCTATCTGGCCACCGGTTTCCACGGCCTGCACGTCACCGGCGGGCTGATCGCCTTCATCTTCCTGCTCGCCCGCACCGGAATGAGCAAGTTCACCCCGGCGCAGGCGACGGCCAGCATCGTCGTCTCCTACTACTGGCATTTCGTCGACATCGTGTGGATCGCGCTGTTCACCGTGATCTATTTCATCCGCTGA
- the qcrA gene encoding cytochrome bc1 complex Rieske iron-sulfur subunit: protein MSDPEITEGTGTPREPDEAALAAMSNQELLVLGGKIDGVETVFKEPRWPVEGTKAEKRAERGVALWLLLGGGFGLALLLIFLFWPWEYKSNEESGNFLYSLATPLYGLTFGASVLSIAIGAILYQKRFIPEEISIQDRHDGASRDLDRKTVVANLTDAYQTSTIGRRKLIGASFGLGMGAFGLGTLVAFAGGLIKNPWKPVVPTADGLKAVLWTSGWTPRFHGETIYLARSTGATSGAPFVKMRPEDIDAGGMETVFPWRESDGDGTTVESHEKLNEIKMGVRNPVMLIRIRPTDMPRVVKRQNQESFNFGEFFAFTKVCSHLGCPSSLYEQQSYRILCPCHQSQFDALHFAKPIFGPAARALAQLPITIDSNGYLVANGDFIEPVGPAFWERTTT from the coding sequence ATGAGTGACCCGGAAATCACGGAGGGCACCGGCACGCCCCGCGAGCCTGACGAGGCGGCGCTGGCCGCGATGTCCAACCAGGAACTGCTCGTCCTGGGCGGCAAGATCGACGGGGTCGAGACCGTTTTCAAGGAGCCTCGCTGGCCGGTCGAGGGCACGAAGGCCGAAAAGCGCGCCGAGCGCGGCGTTGCCCTGTGGCTTTTGCTGGGCGGCGGTTTCGGGCTGGCGCTGCTGCTGATCTTCTTGTTCTGGCCGTGGGAGTACAAGTCGAACGAGGAGTCCGGCAACTTCCTCTACTCGCTGGCCACCCCGCTGTACGGCCTGACCTTCGGGGCGTCCGTCCTGTCGATCGCGATCGGCGCGATCCTCTACCAGAAACGGTTTATCCCGGAAGAGATTTCGATTCAGGACCGCCATGACGGCGCCTCCCGTGACCTCGACCGCAAGACGGTCGTGGCCAACCTGACCGACGCGTACCAGACGTCGACGATCGGCCGCCGCAAGCTGATCGGTGCGTCCTTCGGCCTGGGCATGGGGGCGTTCGGCCTCGGCACCTTGGTGGCGTTTGCCGGCGGCCTGATCAAGAACCCGTGGAAGCCGGTCGTGCCCACCGCCGACGGTCTGAAAGCAGTGCTGTGGACGTCGGGCTGGACCCCGCGCTTCCACGGCGAGACGATCTATCTGGCGCGCTCGACCGGAGCCACCAGCGGGGCGCCGTTCGTCAAGATGCGCCCCGAGGACATCGACGCCGGCGGCATGGAGACCGTGTTCCCGTGGCGGGAGTCCGACGGCGACGGCACCACTGTGGAGTCCCACGAAAAGCTGAACGAGATCAAGATGGGCGTCCGTAATCCCGTGATGCTCATCCGTATTCGGCCCACCGACATGCCCCGCGTGGTCAAACGACAGAACCAGGAGAGCTTCAACTTCGGCGAGTTCTTCGCGTTCACCAAGGTCTGCTCACACCTGGGCTGCCCGTCGTCGCTCTACGAGCAGCAGTCCTACCGAATCCTGTGCCCCTGCCACCAGTCGCAGTTCGACGCTTTGCACTTCGCCAAGCCGATCTTCGGCCCGGCCGCCCGTGCGTTGGCGCAACTGCCCATCACCATCGACTCGAACGGGTATCTGGTTGCCAACGGTGACTTCATCGAGCCCGTCGGACCGGCATTCTGGGAGAGGACGACAACATGA
- the trpD gene encoding anthranilate phosphoribosyltransferase, which yields MAVSSEAPSPRAFSAASAGVVPTWPQLLGRLSDGQDLARGQAAWAMDQIMTGNARPAQIAAFAVAMKMKVPTAPEVSELADVMLSHARRIPADAIRDDAVDIVGTGGDGVNTVNLSTMAAIVVAAAGVPVVKHGNRAASSLSGGADTLEALGVRIDLGPDQVARSLAEVGIGFCFAPMFHPSYRHASAVRREIGIPTVFNLLGPLTNPALPRAGLIGCAFANLAEVMAGVFAARRASVLVVHGDDGLDELTTTTTSTIWRVQAGTVDKLTFDPAGFGFARAEIDDLVGGDAQANAEEVRAVLGGAQGAVRDAVVLNAAGAIVAHAGLSSRAEWLPAWEDGLARASAAVDSGAAEQLLARWVRFSERV from the coding sequence GTGGCTGTGTCATCTGAGGCTCCCTCGCCCCGGGCGTTTTCCGCGGCGTCGGCCGGGGTCGTGCCGACGTGGCCGCAACTGCTGGGCCGTTTGTCCGACGGGCAGGACCTGGCCCGGGGCCAGGCCGCGTGGGCGATGGACCAGATCATGACCGGCAATGCGCGCCCGGCCCAGATCGCCGCGTTCGCGGTCGCGATGAAGATGAAGGTGCCGACCGCGCCCGAGGTCAGCGAGCTGGCCGACGTGATGCTGAGCCACGCGCGCCGCATCCCCGCGGACGCGATCCGCGACGACGCCGTCGACATCGTCGGAACGGGCGGCGACGGGGTCAACACCGTCAACCTGTCGACGATGGCGGCGATCGTGGTCGCCGCCGCGGGGGTGCCGGTGGTCAAACACGGCAACCGGGCGGCCTCCTCGCTGTCCGGCGGCGCCGACACCCTCGAGGCCCTCGGCGTGCGGATCGACCTGGGACCCGACCAGGTCGCGCGCAGCCTCGCCGAAGTCGGGATCGGGTTCTGCTTCGCGCCGATGTTCCACCCGTCCTACCGGCACGCGTCAGCGGTGCGCCGCGAGATCGGAATACCGACCGTCTTCAATCTGCTTGGGCCGCTGACCAATCCGGCTTTGCCGCGGGCCGGGCTGATCGGCTGCGCGTTCGCCAACCTCGCCGAGGTGATGGCCGGCGTGTTCGCCGCGCGACGCGCCAGCGTGCTGGTCGTGCATGGCGACGACGGTCTGGACGAATTGACCACGACCACCACCAGCACGATCTGGCGGGTGCAGGCCGGCACGGTGGACAAGCTGACATTCGACCCCGCCGGCTTCGGGTTCGCCCGCGCCGAGATCGACGACCTGGTCGGTGGCGACGCGCAGGCCAACGCCGAGGAGGTGCGGGCCGTGCTGGGCGGTGCCCAGGGCGCGGTCCGCGATGCCGTCGTGCTCAACGCCGCCGGCGCGATCGTCGCGCACGCGGGCCTATCCAGCCGCGCTGAATGGTTGCCGGCCTGGGAGGACGGCCTGGCCCGCGCCAGCGCGGCCGTCGACTCCGGGGCCGCCGAACAGCTGCTCGCGCGTTGGGTGCGGTTCAGCGAGCGGGTCTGA
- the qcrB gene encoding cytochrome bc1 complex cytochrome b subunit — protein MSPKLSPPKIGDVLARQGEDIDSRYHPSAAVRRQLNKVFPTHWSFLLGEIAMYSFFVLLITGVYLTLFFDPSMVDVTYNGVYQPLRGVEMSRAYQSALDISFEVRGGLFVRQIHHWAALMFSASIMVHLARIFFTGAFRRPREANWVIGSLLLILSMFEGYFGYSLPDDLLSGIGLRAALSSITLGMPVIGTWLHWALFGGDFPGTILIPRMYALHILLIPGIILALIGMHLAMVWFQKHTQFPGPGRTEHNVVGVRVMPVFAVKSGAFFAAIVGVLGLMGGLLQINPIWNLGPYKPSQVSAGSQPDFYMMWTEGLARIWPPWEFYFWHHTIPAVVWVAILMGVVFGLLVVYPFLEKRFSGDNAHHNLLQRPRDVPVRTSIGAMAIAFYMLLTLCAMNDIIAFTFHISLNATTWIGRIGMVILPPFVFFVSYRWCVGLQRSDRAVLEHGVETGIIKRLPHGAYVELHQPLGPVDDHGHPIPLEYQGAPVPVKMNKLGSAGSPGSGSFLFADPPSEDAALREAAHASEQRALTALRERQDSTNGSANGEH, from the coding sequence ATGAGTCCGAAACTAAGTCCCCCGAAGATCGGCGATGTCCTGGCCCGCCAAGGCGAGGACATCGATTCGCGGTATCACCCGTCGGCGGCAGTGCGCAGACAGCTCAACAAGGTCTTTCCCACGCACTGGTCGTTCCTGCTCGGTGAGATCGCGATGTACAGCTTCTTCGTGCTGCTGATCACCGGCGTGTACCTGACGCTGTTCTTCGACCCGTCGATGGTCGACGTCACCTACAACGGTGTCTACCAGCCGCTGCGCGGCGTCGAGATGTCGCGGGCCTACCAGTCGGCGCTCGACATCTCCTTCGAAGTCCGCGGCGGCCTGTTCGTCCGCCAAATCCACCACTGGGCCGCCTTGATGTTCTCCGCGTCGATCATGGTGCACCTGGCGCGCATCTTCTTCACCGGCGCGTTCCGCCGGCCGCGCGAGGCGAACTGGGTCATCGGCTCGCTGCTGCTGATCCTGTCCATGTTCGAGGGCTACTTCGGCTACTCGCTGCCGGACGACCTGCTGTCGGGCATCGGGCTGCGGGCCGCGCTCTCCTCGATCACGCTGGGCATGCCGGTGATCGGAACCTGGCTGCACTGGGCCCTGTTCGGCGGCGACTTCCCCGGCACCATCCTGATTCCGCGGATGTACGCGCTGCACATCCTGCTGATCCCCGGCATCATCCTGGCCCTGATCGGGATGCACCTGGCCATGGTGTGGTTCCAGAAGCACACCCAGTTCCCCGGCCCGGGCCGCACCGAGCACAACGTCGTCGGCGTGCGGGTGATGCCGGTGTTCGCGGTCAAGTCCGGCGCATTCTTCGCCGCGATCGTCGGTGTGCTCGGCCTGATGGGTGGCCTGCTACAGATCAACCCGATCTGGAACCTGGGGCCCTACAAGCCATCTCAGGTGTCGGCCGGATCGCAGCCCGACTTCTACATGATGTGGACGGAAGGCCTGGCCCGTATCTGGCCGCCCTGGGAGTTCTACTTCTGGCACCACACCATCCCCGCGGTGGTCTGGGTGGCGATTCTGATGGGCGTGGTTTTCGGTCTGCTGGTCGTCTACCCGTTCCTGGAGAAGCGGTTCAGCGGCGACAACGCCCACCACAACCTGCTGCAGCGGCCGCGGGATGTCCCGGTTCGCACCTCGATCGGCGCGATGGCGATCGCCTTCTACATGCTGCTGACGCTCTGCGCGATGAACGACATCATCGCGTTCACGTTCCACATCTCGCTGAACGCGACGACGTGGATCGGGCGCATCGGCATGGTGATCCTGCCGCCGTTCGTCTTCTTCGTCTCCTATCGCTGGTGTGTTGGACTGCAACGCAGCGACCGTGCGGTGCTCGAGCACGGCGTCGAGACCGGCATCATCAAGCGGCTGCCGCACGGTGCCTACGTCGAGCTGCACCAGCCGCTCGGTCCGGTCGACGATCACGGCCACCCGATTCCGCTGGAGTACCAGGGCGCGCCGGTGCCGGTGAAGATGAACAAGCTGGGCTCGGCCGGTTCGCCGGGTAGCGGCAGCTTCCTGTTCGCCGACCCGCCGTCCGAGGACGCCGCCCTGCGCGAGGCGGCTCACGCCTCCGAGCAACGCGCCCTGACCGCGCTACGCGAACGCCAAGACAGCACCAACGGGTCCGCGAACGGCGAGCACTAG
- the ripC gene encoding peptidoglycan hydrolase RipC, with the protein MSLGSVHSISRVIRRSVVGTLAGFAVLSGVCAANVMADPADDALAKLSELSRQAEQTTEAMHSAQLDLNEKLAAQQAADKKHADDQAAVEGAKARLATFQNAVDKLAAATYMGGRTDGMEAMLTAQSPQGLIDKMAVQRVMATQMSTQMASFRVAGEQAARAEQASAKSAADAKSAAEQAAAVRASLQSKQSQLQVQIAVVKSQYVSLSPQQRTALADPGQMPAAAPPPGAPAPDALPPGAAPAPGAPAPGEVPPPGGMLPGFPGMAPGGPGGPGGDRANVVQAALTQVGTPYSWGGAAPGGFDCSGLVMWAFQQAGISLPHSSQAQAHGGQPVALSDLQPGDVLTFYSDASHSGIYVGDGMMIHSSTYGVPVRVVPMNSSGPIYDARRY; encoded by the coding sequence TTGAGTCTCGGCTCTGTGCATTCGATCTCGCGTGTCATCAGGCGGTCCGTAGTCGGGACGCTCGCAGGTTTCGCGGTTTTATCGGGTGTGTGCGCCGCCAATGTCATGGCCGATCCGGCCGACGACGCCCTGGCAAAGCTCAGCGAGCTATCCCGGCAGGCCGAGCAGACCACCGAGGCGATGCACAGCGCGCAGCTCGACCTCAACGAGAAGCTCGCCGCCCAGCAGGCCGCCGACAAGAAGCACGCGGATGACCAGGCCGCGGTGGAGGGCGCGAAGGCTCGGCTGGCCACCTTCCAGAACGCCGTCGACAAACTTGCCGCCGCGACCTACATGGGTGGCCGCACCGACGGCATGGAGGCCATGCTCACCGCCCAGTCACCGCAGGGGCTGATCGACAAGATGGCCGTCCAGCGCGTGATGGCAACTCAAATGTCCACGCAGATGGCGAGTTTCCGCGTCGCCGGCGAGCAGGCCGCCAGGGCTGAGCAGGCATCGGCCAAGTCCGCCGCCGACGCGAAGAGCGCGGCCGAGCAGGCTGCCGCGGTCCGGGCCAGCCTGCAGTCCAAGCAGAGCCAGCTGCAGGTTCAGATCGCGGTCGTGAAGTCGCAGTACGTGTCGTTGTCGCCACAGCAGCGCACCGCGCTGGCCGACCCCGGGCAGATGCCGGCCGCGGCTCCGCCGCCCGGTGCGCCAGCGCCGGACGCATTGCCGCCTGGTGCCGCGCCGGCTCCCGGTGCGCCGGCACCGGGTGAGGTGCCGCCGCCGGGTGGCATGCTGCCCGGGTTCCCCGGGATGGCTCCCGGTGGTCCCGGTGGCCCCGGTGGTGACCGCGCCAACGTCGTGCAGGCGGCGCTGACCCAGGTTGGAACGCCGTACTCGTGGGGCGGTGCCGCTCCCGGCGGGTTCGACTGCTCCGGCTTGGTGATGTGGGCCTTCCAGCAGGCCGGCATCTCGCTGCCGCACTCCAGCCAGGCGCAGGCTCACGGCGGTCAGCCGGTGGCGCTGTCGGACCTGCAGCCCGGCGACGTGCTGACCTTCTATTCGGACGCGTCACATAGCGGCATCTACGTCGGCGACGGCATGATGATCCACTCGTCCACCTACGGTGTGCCGGTGCGGGTGGTGCCGATGAATTCGTCCGGCCCGATCTACGACGCCCGCCGTTACTGA
- a CDS encoding DUF5994 family protein → MSRPFGGRGRANPVRLSVARELGRAIDGAWWPRADRITNELPDLVAILNPMLGAVTSINVNWQPLQRPPDLNWPGWEHKRQHVMTINGEDACVNLLIIPYATYSALALMVLRCAANLPVGVADRDKPAFVTAGSILRAAQQQRDPAGAS, encoded by the coding sequence ATGAGCCGTCCGTTCGGCGGTCGGGGCCGAGCCAATCCCGTCCGGCTATCGGTGGCTCGTGAGCTTGGCCGCGCCATCGACGGCGCGTGGTGGCCACGCGCCGACCGCATCACCAACGAATTGCCTGACCTCGTCGCGATCCTGAATCCCATGTTGGGAGCCGTGACTTCGATCAACGTCAACTGGCAACCGCTGCAACGGCCACCCGACCTCAATTGGCCGGGATGGGAACACAAGCGGCAGCACGTCATGACCATCAACGGCGAAGATGCTTGCGTCAACCTGCTGATCATTCCCTATGCGACGTACAGCGCGCTTGCCCTGATGGTGCTGCGGTGCGCCGCCAATTTGCCGGTCGGTGTGGCCGACCGCGACAAGCCGGCATTTGTGACCGCCGGCTCAATCCTGCGGGCCGCCCAACAGCAACGCGACCCGGCTGGCGCTAGCTAG
- the pimB gene encoding GDP-mannose-dependent alpha-(1-6)-phosphatidylinositol monomannoside mannosyltransferase, which yields MSRVLLVTNDFPPRRGGIQSYLAEFVDRLVTAGSHAVLVYAPQWKGAEAYDAAAGGYRVVRHPGTLMLPGPAVDARMRRLIGDHGIDTVWFGAAAPLALLAARARQAGATRVLASTHGHEVGWSMLPVARSVLRRIGNDTDVVTFVSRYTRSRFATAFGPAASLEYLPSGVDTDRFRPDPAGRAELRHRYGLGERPTVVCLSRLVPRKGQDMLIKALPAIRERVDGAALVIVGSGPYLDTLRKLAQDCGVADHVTFTGPVPSAELPAHYALADVFAMPCRTRGAGMDVEGLGIVFLEASATGVPVIAGESGGAPETVQHNKTGVVVDGNSVQKVGDAVTELLADPDRAAAMGAAGREWVTSQWRWDLLAARLAELLRGQSSSATLA from the coding sequence GTGAGCCGGGTCCTGCTGGTAACCAACGACTTTCCGCCGCGGCGCGGTGGCATCCAGTCCTACCTGGCCGAGTTCGTCGACCGGCTGGTGACCGCCGGGTCGCATGCGGTGCTGGTGTACGCGCCGCAATGGAAGGGCGCCGAGGCCTATGACGCGGCCGCGGGCGGCTACCGGGTGGTGCGCCATCCGGGCACGCTGATGCTGCCCGGCCCGGCGGTCGACGCCCGGATGCGCCGGCTGATCGGCGACCACGGCATCGATACCGTGTGGTTCGGCGCGGCTGCGCCCCTGGCGCTGCTGGCGGCGCGTGCCCGGCAGGCCGGAGCGACCCGGGTGCTGGCCAGCACGCACGGCCACGAAGTGGGCTGGTCGATGCTTCCGGTGGCGCGATCGGTGCTACGACGCATCGGCAACGACACCGACGTCGTGACCTTCGTCAGCCGTTACACCCGGTCCCGGTTTGCGACGGCGTTCGGGCCCGCGGCGTCACTGGAATACCTGCCGTCGGGGGTCGACACCGACCGGTTCCGGCCCGACCCGGCCGGTCGCGCGGAGCTGCGCCACCGCTACGGGCTGGGGGAGCGGCCCACGGTCGTGTGCCTGTCCCGGCTGGTTCCGCGCAAGGGGCAGGACATGCTGATCAAGGCGCTGCCGGCGATCCGGGAGCGAGTCGACGGCGCGGCGTTGGTGATCGTCGGCAGCGGCCCGTACCTCGACACGCTGCGCAAGCTGGCCCAGGACTGCGGGGTGGCCGACCACGTGACCTTCACTGGTCCGGTGCCGTCGGCCGAGCTCCCCGCCCATTACGCGCTGGCCGACGTGTTCGCGATGCCGTGCCGGACCCGCGGTGCGGGCATGGATGTCGAGGGCCTGGGCATCGTCTTTCTGGAGGCCTCGGCGACCGGCGTGCCGGTGATCGCCGGCGAGTCGGGTGGAGCTCCGGAAACCGTGCAGCACAACAAGACTGGGGTCGTCGTCGATGGAAACTCGGTGCAAAAGGTGGGCGACGCCGTCACCGAGTTGCTGGCTGATCCGGACCGGGCCGCGGCGATGGGCGCGGCCGGGCGCGAGTGGGTGACGTCGCAGTGGCGCTGGGACCTTCTGGCCGCCCGGCTGGCCGAGTTGCTGCGGGGTCAATCCTCGTCGGCCACGCTGGCCTGA
- a CDS encoding MmpS family transport accessory protein has protein sequence MSGPKPPGWEPEESDSASELHHEPNSVSDPDDELEPADEHDGELHSDRELEPLGDSGAIAAADRTGETDAYSRAYSAPESEHFISGPYVPADLGLYDYESYDDAPDDDDDDGDSAPRWPWVVGVAAIVAAIALVVSVSLLFARNDTNKLANPGTSTSSTPPVQDEITTTKPPPPPPTTEPPPPPTATETQTVTVTPPPPPPPPPPAPTTAPPATTSATAAPPPAPPPPTTPAGPRQVTYSVTGTKAPGDIISVTYVDASGRSRTQHNVYIPWSMTVTPISQSDVGSVQASSLFRVSRLNCSITTSDGTVLSSNNTDQPQTSC, from the coding sequence ATGAGCGGGCCGAAACCCCCGGGATGGGAACCCGAAGAATCCGATTCCGCCAGTGAGCTCCACCACGAACCGAATTCCGTCAGCGATCCCGACGACGAATTGGAACCGGCCGACGAGCACGACGGCGAATTGCATTCCGATCGCGAACTCGAACCGTTAGGCGACAGCGGCGCAATAGCGGCGGCGGACCGAACCGGAGAGACGGACGCCTATTCGCGCGCCTACTCCGCACCCGAGTCCGAGCATTTCATCAGTGGGCCGTATGTACCGGCCGACCTGGGACTCTACGACTACGAGAGCTACGACGACGCACCCGATGACGACGACGACGATGGCGACTCCGCTCCTCGCTGGCCGTGGGTGGTCGGCGTCGCCGCCATCGTGGCTGCGATCGCGCTCGTGGTGTCGGTGTCACTGTTGTTCGCGCGCAATGACACCAACAAACTTGCCAATCCTGGCACCAGCACCTCATCGACGCCGCCGGTGCAGGACGAAATCACCACGACCAAGCCCCCGCCACCGCCGCCTACCACCGAACCACCACCGCCCCCGACAGCTACGGAGACCCAGACCGTGACGGTGACGCCACCGCCTCCGCCTCCGCCGCCACCACCGGCGCCCACCACCGCGCCGCCCGCCACGACGTCGGCCACCGCGGCCCCGCCGCCGGCGCCTCCGCCGCCGACGACACCGGCCGGTCCGCGACAGGTCACCTATTCGGTGACCGGTACCAAGGCACCGGGCGACATCATTTCGGTGACCTACGTCGACGCCTCCGGCCGGTCGCGCACCCAGCACAACGTGTACATCCCGTGGTCGATGACGGTCACACCGATCTCGCAATCCGACGTCGGCTCCGTCCAGGCGTCCAGCCTTTTCCGGGTCAGCAGGCTCAATTGTTCGATCACCACCAGCGACGGAACGGTGCTGTCGTCGAACAACACCGACCAGCCGCAGACGAGCTGCTGA
- a CDS encoding DUF2561 family protein has translation MVSRYSAYRRGSDAVPPDVIDRILLGACAAIWLLLLGVSVAAAVALADLGRGFHSAAGNAHSTPWVLYAVIIVSALIIAGAVPVLLRARRMTKAEPPVVRSTALQGRPSTRPPAARTVVERVRPRRAQAADAAGEWSGEAVDRIWLRGTVILTGIMGIALIAVAAATYSMAVGHDGPSWVGYGLAGVGTAAMPAVEWLFVRQLRREVAAK, from the coding sequence ATGGTCAGCAGATACTCCGCGTACCGACGCGGGTCCGACGCCGTTCCGCCGGATGTCATCGATCGGATTCTGCTGGGTGCGTGCGCGGCGATCTGGCTGCTGTTGCTGGGGGTCAGCGTGGCCGCTGCCGTCGCGCTGGCCGATCTGGGCCGGGGCTTCCACAGCGCGGCCGGGAACGCGCACAGCACGCCGTGGGTGCTCTACGCCGTCATCATCGTGTCCGCGTTGATCATCGCGGGGGCCGTCCCGGTGCTGCTGCGGGCCCGCCGCATGACCAAGGCCGAACCGCCGGTCGTTCGTTCGACGGCGCTGCAGGGACGCCCGTCGACCAGACCGCCCGCCGCGCGCACCGTGGTCGAGCGGGTACGCCCCCGGCGCGCTCAGGCGGCGGACGCGGCCGGGGAGTGGTCCGGCGAGGCCGTGGACCGAATCTGGTTGCGCGGCACCGTCATTTTGACCGGCATCATGGGCATCGCGCTGATTGCGGTTGCCGCGGCGACCTACTCGATGGCCGTCGGCCACGACGGGCCGTCCTGGGTCGGCTACGGGCTGGCCGGGGTCGGCACGGCGGCGATGCCGGCGGTCGAGTGGCTCTTCGTCCGGCAGCTACGCCGCGAGGTTGCCGCGAAGTGA
- the qcrC gene encoding cytochrome bc1 complex diheme cytochrome c subunit has protein sequence MKKLGFTRSRGRKPQSQPRKEQSRRRLRRRLSGGLLLMIALTISGGLAAVLTPTPQVAVADESNSALLRNGKQLFDTSCVSCHGANLQGVPDHGPSLIGVGEAAVYFQVSSGRMPAMRGEAQAPRKAPIFDEAQIDAIGAFVQANGGGPTVVRNPDGSIAMHSLRGTDLGRGGDLFRLNCASCHNFTGKGGALSSGKFAPDLGEANEQQILTAMLTGPQNMPKFADRQLSFEAKKDIIGYVKSVTEERSPGGYGLGGFGPAPEGMAMWIIGMVAAIALALWIGARA, from the coding sequence TTGAAGAAACTGGGATTCACCCGATCCCGCGGCCGCAAGCCGCAGAGCCAGCCGCGAAAAGAACAGTCGCGACGGCGGCTTCGCCGCCGGCTGTCGGGCGGCCTGCTGCTGATGATCGCGCTGACCATCTCCGGTGGGCTGGCCGCCGTGCTGACCCCTACTCCCCAGGTAGCCGTCGCCGACGAGTCGAACTCGGCACTGCTGCGTAACGGCAAGCAGCTGTTCGACACCTCGTGCGTGTCCTGCCACGGGGCCAATCTGCAAGGCGTGCCCGACCACGGGCCCAGCCTGATCGGCGTCGGCGAGGCGGCCGTCTACTTCCAAGTCTCCAGCGGCCGGATGCCGGCCATGCGCGGCGAGGCGCAGGCACCGCGTAAAGCGCCGATCTTCGACGAGGCCCAGATCGACGCGATCGGAGCATTCGTGCAGGCCAACGGCGGTGGCCCCACCGTGGTGCGCAACCCCGACGGCAGCATCGCGATGCACTCGCTGCGCGGCACCGACCTGGGCCGCGGCGGTGATCTCTTCCGTCTCAACTGCGCGTCGTGCCACAACTTCACCGGTAAGGGCGGGGCGCTGTCGTCGGGCAAGTTCGCGCCCGATCTGGGTGAGGCCAACGAGCAGCAGATCCTGACCGCGATGCTGACCGGCCCGCAGAACATGCCGAAGTTCGCCGACCGGCAGCTTTCCTTCGAGGCCAAGAAGGACATCATCGGCTACGTCAAGAGCGTCACCGAGGAGCGTTCGCCGGGCGGCTATGGCCTCGGCGGGTTCGGACCCGCACCCGAGGGCATGGCGATGTGGATCATCGGGATGGTCGCCGCCATCGCGTTGGCACTGTGGATTGGGGCGCGAGCATGA